AAAGTATAACGGGTATTGAAGTGTGTTTATAAATTCTTTGAGTTTTCCTTTGTTAATATAAGGTTGCCCGGTCTTGTAAGTGTTATACTGTATCTTCTGTTTTGGGTTTAATATGTTTGTATCTGGGATATCAGACACTTTCAGTATACCCTCATATAATAGATTATATGCTTTATTTTTGTCGTAATGTAAAGATAATATACTTCCTTTTGCTGGCAAAAAATCTTGACAAATATCTATTAGAGGGCAACTGTACGGCAGGTCACAATGGTTTCCTATCTGTATAACTGGGCAGGCTCCTGCCCTTATTGTTTGAAACATTTTTTGAGTATTTACCTCTATATGTGGAATAATGTTGTTTACTTGGGTTGTTATATCTTGTTTAGTTAGTAGTTTTTCAGGCTCTATATCGCCTTGTCTCACATATTGGTTGTTTACATACATAATATAAGATTTACGTATTTTTAGTCCCGCCCCTTCGTATACATATTTTTGGAATGCAATATCATCATAATAGACATCTTTAATAGAGGTAGAACTTTTAACCTCTATCAAATCCCAGGAATCAGCAGACACCGGTACAAGAATATCGGCTAAGGCGTATAGTTGGTTGAAAGTAAAGCCTGCTTCAAATAGAGGTTTTCTATGTTTAGTGGCTTCTAAAGATTTTTCTGACTGTTTTTCTGGTATACTATCCCTTTCAATTAATATTCCTTCAGAAAAAAGTTTCTGTGCAAACCACCCAATAAGGTGTCCTTGTTCCATAATTGCTTTTGTGGTAGCATCAAAATCTGGTATTACTGCTTTAAGGTGGTACTCATACCAGAGAAGTTTAAGGCATTTTAGCCCGTTTATATATTTGCTTTTAGATATAAATTTACTTTTAATGTTCATATATACATTGTAAGTGTATTGGAAACTAATATCAAACTTTTTTAAAAGTCTCTCTTTCAGTTGTATGACTCAGGGTCTCCAATTTTGTTGCTTTTCAGAGGTTTGATGACTGAAAATAGTTTTATCGCCCTATTAGGATCAATCCGTTTCAAAAGTTTATATTGCTTAAAAGCCTCCTTCAAGTGTTCAAATTCCCAATATGCTTCTCCTAAACAATAATGGAAACGAGCATTTCCCGGGTCTAATTCTACTACTTTTTCGAATGCTTCTATTACTTTCCGTTTATCTTGGAGTTTGGAGTATGAAATGGTCATATTGAAGTAAGCTTCTATTTTGTTTGGGGAGAGTTTTATGGATTTCTGGTATGCCTCAACAGACTCCCAGTATTTTTCAAGTTTGTAATAGATGTTGCCTATATTATAGTGGATTGAGTGGTTTTTAGGGTTTAGACGTAATGCTTCTTTAAGTGCTTTCAGTCCTTTTTCATACTCCCCAATTTTTTCATAAGCTGACCCTAAGTTCAGGTAAGTGTAGAT
This bacterium DNA region includes the following protein-coding sequences:
- a CDS encoding DUF2779 domain-containing protein; translated protein: MNIKSKFISKSKYINGLKCLKLLWYEYHLKAVIPDFDATTKAIMEQGHLIGWFAQKLFSEGILIERDSIPEKQSEKSLEATKHRKPLFEAGFTFNQLYALADILVPVSADSWDLIEVKSSTSIKDVYYDDIAFQKYVYEGAGLKIRKSYIMYVNNQYVRQGDIEPEKLLTKQDITTQVNNIIPHIEVNTQKMFQTIRAGACPVIQIGNHCDLPYSCPLIDICQDFLPAKGSILSLHYDKNKAYNLLYEGILKVSDIPDTNILNPKQKIQYNTYKTGQPYINKGKLKEFINTLQYPLYFLDFETINPGVPAYDNTQPYKAIPFQYSLHILKDKNSSPKHHSYLALGDIDPRAEILKQLKKLLGSVGSIIAYNSSFEKRVIQGAALAYPKYQEWFAEIEPRIVDLMVPFREFSYHHADQEGSYSLKSILPILTKLNYNDMEIPDGSIANIEYTRITFKEDASKEEKERVRTSLEKYCALDTKGMIDILFELQKLSE